One stretch of Cyanobium sp. Tous-M-B4 DNA includes these proteins:
- a CDS encoding glycosyltransferase family 2 protein — MKRIRFPSALRENFTSNGGKLTIASLVPDNMTIQSSPDKAAIPFISIVIASLNRHDELTKCLASIDNALQKKRQTCEVIIVDQSPKRYVASTSYSYPVTIIASAPGASHARNIGLQHCTGDYIWFLDDDAQVVHFLPFSQSQLDGQPILFAQWKERPCPARRNLYGGFLSRLWLIRISGTPFYLLPRHLALKSGGFDERIGPGREIAAGEDLDLLIRTSTLSRMKQPVIFIAELSHPNNRPPVAKRMLYARARGYVLARSQWQLAMAVEIIYSLMAGLRGDRHRICSVLTGYAEGLRMPRDT, encoded by the coding sequence ATGAAACGCATCAGATTCCCATCAGCCCTAAGAGAAAACTTTACTTCCAATGGAGGCAAGTTAACAATCGCCTCTTTGGTGCCGGATAACATGACGATTCAATCCTCGCCAGACAAGGCAGCAATACCATTCATCTCTATTGTTATTGCGAGCCTTAACCGTCATGACGAACTGACGAAATGCCTGGCATCGATCGACAACGCACTGCAGAAGAAACGCCAAACTTGCGAAGTTATTATAGTTGACCAGTCTCCCAAAAGGTATGTGGCATCTACGTCATATTCCTACCCTGTCACGATTATTGCTTCGGCTCCAGGCGCCTCTCACGCGCGCAACATCGGACTCCAGCATTGCACTGGTGACTATATTTGGTTTCTCGACGATGATGCACAGGTTGTTCATTTCCTGCCGTTCTCCCAATCGCAGCTTGATGGGCAGCCCATCCTTTTTGCCCAATGGAAGGAGCGTCCCTGTCCCGCAAGGCGCAACCTTTATGGCGGCTTTCTCTCCAGACTATGGCTGATTCGCATCTCTGGCACACCCTTCTATTTACTTCCTCGCCACCTAGCTCTAAAGTCAGGTGGATTCGATGAACGAATTGGCCCCGGTCGTGAGATTGCAGCCGGGGAAGATCTCGATCTACTCATCCGCACCAGCACGCTGTCCAGGATGAAGCAGCCCGTTATCTTCATCGCCGAGCTATCGCATCCAAATAACCGTCCACCGGTCGCCAAACGGATGCTTTACGCACGCGCAAGGGGATATGTACTGGCCAGAAGCCAGTGGCAACTTGCCATGGCGGTAGAAATTATTTATTCACTGATGGCTGGTCTGAGAGGCGACAGACACCGCATCTGCTCCGTGCTAACAGGGTACGCAGAGGGCCTCAGAATGCCCCGTGACACGTAG
- a CDS encoding sugar transferase: MQRLPPELFDPDALLVGEGFQLQPGCFIRRLKRFGDVLGAALLLLATAPLLLLAMLLIKLEDGGPLLYRQHRSGQYGSLIWLTKLRTMAVDAEASGIRWATPGDPRITRVGHWLRRWRIDELPQLVSVLSGEMSLIGPRPERPELEQQLEAQIPQYRLRHWLRPGLSGWAQVCFPYGASVADSRAKLSYDLYYLRNAGPLLDLLIVGMTLRLLVGGRGAVAARQC; this comes from the coding sequence TTGCAGCGGCTGCCGCCGGAACTGTTTGACCCCGATGCCCTGCTGGTGGGTGAGGGCTTCCAGCTGCAGCCGGGCTGCTTCATCCGGCGCCTGAAGCGCTTTGGGGATGTGCTGGGGGCCGCGCTGCTGCTGCTGGCCACCGCACCGCTGCTGCTGCTGGCGATGCTGCTGATCAAGCTGGAGGACGGCGGCCCCCTGCTCTACCGCCAACACCGCAGTGGCCAATACGGCTCATTGATTTGGCTCACCAAACTGCGCACGATGGCCGTGGATGCTGAAGCCAGCGGTATCCGCTGGGCAACGCCCGGCGATCCGCGCATCACGCGGGTGGGCCACTGGCTGCGCCGCTGGCGCATCGACGAACTCCCCCAGCTGGTGAGCGTGCTCAGCGGCGAAATGAGCCTGATCGGCCCCCGCCCGGAGCGTCCCGAGCTTGAACAACAACTTGAAGCCCAGATTCCCCAATACCGCCTGCGCCACTGGCTCCGCCCGGGCCTGAGCGGTTGGGCCCAGGTGTGCTTCCCCTACGGCGCCTCTGTGGCAGACAGCCGCGCCAAACTCAGCTATGACCTCTATTACCTGCGCAATGCTGGGCCGTTGCTGGATCTGCTGATTGTGGGGATGACGCTGCGGCTGTTGGTCGGTGGTAGGGGCGCGGTGGCGGCTCGGCAGTGTTGA
- a CDS encoding glycosyltransferase family 4 protein, protein MIQLLREWPPGYGGVERVAHELASALTANGDSVTTLSLRAPSSGNEGGSYPSDPLPVNYARLRLPALRMGKLLFVLPSARLWRVLTSDEPLLLHLPCPMVLVLGMAAWLLKPRRKICVYWHAFLDSQRWLVALLLSVYEGLAVYWIRAAQVNLLTTSPVLAEALREEGIDLSKIAVLSCCLSEVQEQLCLQKCKNNQAATHRVAGGRIKLVFVGRLGTYKRVDLLLRAFAGSAAGELHIIGTGDTTEIEVLIAQLVPAYQQVVLHGRLDEQQKLDVVAACDVLILPSYSSNEAFGIVQLEAMACGLAVCAPQILRSGLGWVGSLNLLCNNTDPVQDIRGAIEVLSRPEMLNDLRASSFARYQQLFDRDVWLIALEACRDNLGA, encoded by the coding sequence GTGATTCAGCTGTTGCGGGAGTGGCCGCCCGGCTATGGCGGTGTTGAGCGGGTGGCCCATGAACTGGCGAGCGCTCTCACAGCCAACGGGGATTCCGTGACCACGCTCTCCCTGCGAGCACCCTCCTCTGGCAACGAGGGAGGCTCGTACCCGAGTGATCCATTGCCAGTCAATTACGCGCGATTGCGCCTGCCCGCGCTGCGAATGGGCAAGCTGCTCTTTGTCCTTCCCTCCGCCCGCTTGTGGCGGGTGCTCACGAGTGATGAGCCTCTACTGCTGCATCTGCCTTGTCCGATGGTCCTAGTTCTGGGCATGGCGGCCTGGTTGCTGAAGCCGAGGCGAAAGATCTGTGTGTATTGGCATGCGTTTCTGGACTCGCAGAGATGGCTGGTTGCCTTGTTGCTTTCGGTCTATGAGGGCCTGGCTGTTTATTGGATTCGCGCAGCTCAGGTGAATCTGCTCACCACCTCTCCTGTGCTTGCCGAGGCTCTAAGAGAAGAGGGGATCGATCTCTCAAAGATCGCTGTACTTTCCTGTTGCCTGTCGGAAGTTCAAGAACAACTCTGCTTGCAGAAGTGTAAGAACAACCAAGCGGCAACACACCGTGTTGCAGGAGGGAGGATCAAGCTGGTGTTTGTGGGCCGGCTGGGCACCTACAAGCGGGTGGATCTGCTGCTGCGGGCTTTTGCCGGCTCTGCTGCCGGCGAGCTGCACATCATTGGTACTGGTGACACCACGGAGATCGAAGTCCTGATCGCCCAACTCGTGCCTGCCTATCAGCAGGTGGTTCTGCATGGGCGGCTCGATGAGCAGCAGAAACTTGATGTGGTCGCCGCTTGTGATGTGCTTATTTTGCCCTCCTACAGCAGCAATGAAGCCTTTGGGATCGTGCAGCTTGAGGCGATGGCCTGCGGCCTAGCGGTCTGCGCGCCGCAGATCCTCCGTTCGGGCCTGGGATGGGTTGGCTCGCTGAATTTACTTTGTAATAACACCGACCCTGTACAGGACATTCGTGGCGCGATTGAGGTGCTCTCAAGGCCCGAGATGTTGAATGACCTGCGCGCTAGTTCCTTTGCTCGGTATCAGCAGCTTTTTGACCGTGATGTGTGGCTTATTGCACTTGAGGCCTGCCGCGACAATCTCGGCGCATAA